From Mycoplasmopsis gallinacea, the proteins below share one genomic window:
- a CDS encoding TIGR00282 family metallophosphoesterase: MKKINVLFIGDIFGEPGVTTVEKVLPEIIKQNNIDFVIAQGENVTGRKGLDNQDYLRLKNIGINAITMGNHVWANPDIYNFIENSDVIRPLNIPIDYPGVGSKTFDVKGFKLQVISLMGITFNTLMSPWNEEEALNFFDSVDILLDSTENVDFRFVDFHAETTSEKNVLGLYLDGKVNAVCGTHTHVQTNDYRTLPNGTAYISDAGMCGPQNAAIGANYEQVYKKMRYGSKEKFEVSPNNTQFNAVIIEMSEKENKISPIRIDDIQL; the protein is encoded by the coding sequence ATGAAAAAAATCAACGTACTTTTTATCGGTGATATTTTCGGTGAACCAGGAGTTACAACCGTTGAAAAAGTATTACCAGAAATAATTAAACAAAATAATATTGACTTTGTAATTGCACAAGGTGAAAACGTAACTGGTAGAAAGGGTCTTGACAATCAAGATTATCTTAGACTCAAAAATATAGGTATTAATGCCATTACAATGGGGAATCATGTGTGAGCTAATCCTGATATTTACAATTTCATTGAGAATTCAGATGTAATTAGACCTTTAAATATTCCAATTGATTACCCAGGGGTAGGAAGCAAAACCTTTGATGTTAAAGGTTTTAAATTGCAAGTAATTTCTTTAATGGGAATTACTTTTAACACCTTAATGTCACCTTGAAACGAAGAAGAAGCATTAAACTTTTTTGATAGTGTCGATATTCTTTTAGATAGTACAGAAAATGTCGATTTTCGTTTTGTAGATTTTCATGCTGAAACTACAAGTGAAAAAAATGTTTTAGGTTTATATTTAGATGGTAAAGTCAATGCAGTTTGCGGCACACATACACATGTTCAAACTAATGATTATCGAACATTACCAAATGGAACAGCTTACATTAGTGACGCTGGAATGTGCGGACCACAAAATGCTGCAATTGGTGCTAACTATGAACAAGTGTATAAAAAAATGCGTTATGGAAGTAAGGAAAAGTTTGAAGTTAGTCCAAATAATACTCAATTTAACGCAGTAATTATTGAAATGAGTGAAAAAGAAAACAAAATATCACCGATAAGAATTGATGATATTCAGCTTTAA
- a CDS encoding alpha/beta fold hydrolase: MKQINFFKYQDCQIEYLKIDNNSKENILLIHGFSADFDYYHKFYDYIDSHNIHALNAPFHGNSTGSKVTMNMDYILEILEFYITSNKLKNLNIIGHSMGGGLAMMLVKKFGDIIKNIILVGPMSRSGLVKTEVFKESFFPRNIKEYEKLAALCYYDPNIVLKNPEYMQMLDNYFKNNQEKLDYIYELGHSLPNLENMDKIDEGIANYKGNLYLLYGDHDGIIDTEKISNYYHFLNPNTKTIIFQNAGHSPWFEKENSFFGLIDLLLNR; encoded by the coding sequence ATGAAACAAATAAATTTTTTCAAGTATCAAGATTGCCAAATTGAATATTTAAAAATAGACAATAACTCAAAAGAAAACATTTTACTTATTCATGGTTTTAGTGCAGATTTTGACTATTATCACAAATTTTATGATTATATTGATTCGCATAATATTCATGCTCTAAACGCACCTTTTCATGGTAATAGCACTGGTTCAAAAGTAACAATGAATATGGACTATATCTTGGAAATTTTGGAATTTTATATTACAAGCAACAAACTTAAAAATTTAAACATTATTGGTCATTCAATGGGCGGCGGGCTCGCAATGATGCTAGTGAAAAAATTTGGAGATATTATCAAAAACATCATTTTAGTTGGCCCAATGAGTAGATCGGGCCTTGTGAAAACAGAAGTATTTAAAGAAAGTTTTTTTCCACGTAATATCAAAGAATATGAAAAATTAGCTGCTTTATGTTATTACGATCCAAATATAGTGCTAAAAAATCCAGAATATATGCAAATGCTTGATAATTATTTTAAGAATAATCAAGAAAAATTAGACTATATTTATGAACTAGGACACTCACTTCCTAACTTAGAAAATATGGATAAAATCGATGAAGGAATTGCAAATTATAAAGGAAATTTATATTTATTATATGGTGATCATGATGGGATTATAGATACAGAAAAAATCAGTAATTATTATCATTTTCTTAATCCAAATACTAAAACAATTATTTTTCAAAACGCTGGACATAGTCCTTGATTCGAAAAAGAAAATAGCTTTTTTGGATTAATAGATTTACTTTTAAACAGATAA
- the recA gene encoding recombinase RecA: MDENKELIKNALNEVSKKFGKEAIMLMGDSKVLDIETFSSGSYALDKALGINGIPKGRIIEIYGPESCGKTTLSLHCIAEVQKLGKIAAFIDAEHSIDPIYAKNIGVDIDNLILSQPDSGEQALEIVDMLAKSGYIDLIVVDSVAALVPEAELQGEMKDQQIGLQARLMSKALRKITASLNKNNTTVIFINQIREKVGVIFGNPETTTGGRALKFYSSIRIEVRKGTVLADGKEFVGNEVRFKVVKNKLSAPYKTAQSEIVFAKGIDRIGELADLGTEMGVFAKKGAWYSYNNQNIAQGRKSLKEYILNNEEIQKEILEKLNQS, translated from the coding sequence ATGGATGAAAACAAAGAACTTATAAAAAACGCTCTAAATGAAGTGTCTAAAAAATTTGGAAAAGAAGCAATTATGCTAATGGGTGATTCTAAAGTTTTAGATATTGAAACTTTCTCTAGCGGTAGTTATGCCTTAGATAAAGCACTAGGAATTAATGGAATACCAAAAGGAAGAATTATTGAGATTTATGGACCTGAAAGTTGTGGAAAGACAACTTTATCACTCCATTGCATAGCCGAAGTACAAAAACTAGGGAAAATAGCAGCTTTTATTGATGCTGAGCATTCAATAGACCCAATTTATGCTAAAAACATAGGTGTAGATATTGATAATTTAATTTTGAGCCAACCAGATTCAGGTGAGCAAGCACTTGAAATTGTTGATATGCTCGCTAAAAGTGGTTACATTGATTTAATAGTAGTAGATAGCGTGGCCGCTTTAGTTCCTGAAGCTGAGCTTCAAGGAGAAATGAAAGATCAACAAATTGGACTTCAAGCTCGCCTTATGTCTAAGGCACTTAGAAAAATAACTGCTAGCTTAAACAAAAATAATACAACTGTAATTTTTATTAACCAAATTAGAGAAAAAGTTGGTGTAATTTTTGGTAACCCTGAAACCACTACAGGTGGAAGGGCTTTAAAATTTTATTCAAGCATTCGAATTGAAGTTAGAAAAGGTACAGTTTTAGCTGACGGAAAAGAATTTGTTGGAAATGAAGTTAGATTTAAAGTAGTCAAAAACAAATTGTCTGCACCTTATAAAACAGCTCAAAGTGAAATTGTTTTTGCAAAGGGGATTGATCGGATTGGTGAATTAGCGGATTTAGGTACTGAAATGGGGGTTTTCGCTAAAAAAGGTGCTTGATATAGTTACAATAATCAAAACATTGCACAAGGAAGAAAATCTTTAAAAGAATACATCTTAAATAATGAGGAAATTCAGAAAGAAATTTTAGAAAAACTTAATCAAAGTTAA
- a CDS encoding AlbA family DNA-binding domain-containing protein, whose protein sequence is MRLLDIKRMAHNILEKQNIENSFIEYKKSANFKDKILKTACAFANNYMNNEIGLLFIGIEEIYNKESREKAIPKRPIIGIKESEIEVIENELKSLLSNIRPKINYHIITDKIDDEYYIVIAVESGINGPFQTTEKAERDKDINLKPGRYIRVGRDSRLPNPT, encoded by the coding sequence ATGCGTCTTTTAGATATAAAGAGAATGGCTCATAACATTCTTGAAAAACAAAATATAGAAAATAGCTTTATCGAATATAAAAAGTCAGCGAATTTTAAAGATAAAATTCTAAAAACTGCTTGCGCTTTTGCTAATAACTATATGAATAATGAGATAGGTCTATTATTTATAGGGATTGAAGAGATTTATAATAAAGAAAGTAGAGAAAAGGCAATTCCAAAAAGGCCAATAATAGGTATAAAAGAGTCTGAAATTGAAGTTATTGAAAATGAATTAAAATCTCTCCTATCTAATATTCGTCCTAAAATCAATTATCATATAATTACTGATAAAATTGACGATGAATACTATATTGTTATTGCAGTAGAGAGCGGTATTAATGGACCGTTTCAAACAACTGAAAAAGCGGAAAGAGATAAAGATATTAATCTAAAACCGGGAAGATATATTAGAGTTGGTAGAGATTCAAGATTGCCAAACCCAACATAA
- the hisS gene encoding histidine--tRNA ligase: MFSKVKGTRDLNICETTFKDYNLNLIKDILNEYGFQRVETPIIEHSELFKRSVEGSDLVNKEMYDFIDKGNREITLRPEGTASFVRAYVENKWFANNMHQKFYYYGPMFRYEQPQKGRYRQFDQLGVEFVGDKNPYKDADVIALGNLILNEVELKNFRLEINSVGDEESRRKYQQALQEYFKDFYNELSETSKKRFDQGNCLRILDDKEDSQKPFMQNVPQLKDYLSEASRQYFNDLLAILDEKDIKYVVSNKLVRGLDYYDEIVFEFIAIDKNAGSQNAVIGGGRYSRLINQLGGPELSSVGFGLGIDRLLSILYDNNNSIQEQSKKASEDYFVYVAFSNNKLALRNFFIILDTLRQEFGWLRFYFEYDLVKSKKVLDRANKVNARFLITDNQEGLIYVKDLQNKNSNIHTEFIDPQTLEFEEDMLEHLSEIFEEEYQKLQGELE, encoded by the coding sequence ATGTTTTCTAAAGTAAAAGGAACTAGAGACTTAAACATTTGCGAAACAACTTTCAAAGACTATAATTTAAATTTAATTAAAGATATCCTTAATGAATATGGTTTTCAAAGAGTAGAAACACCAATTATTGAACATTCAGAACTTTTCAAAAGAAGTGTTGAAGGAAGCGATTTAGTTAATAAAGAAATGTACGATTTTATAGATAAAGGAAATCGCGAAATTACTCTCAGACCTGAAGGGACTGCTTCATTTGTACGTGCTTATGTGGAAAATAAATGATTTGCTAATAATATGCACCAAAAATTCTATTACTATGGACCTATGTTTCGTTATGAGCAACCACAAAAAGGTAGATATAGACAATTTGACCAACTAGGAGTGGAATTTGTAGGTGATAAAAATCCTTACAAAGATGCTGATGTCATTGCGCTTGGAAATTTAATTTTAAATGAAGTAGAACTTAAAAACTTTAGATTAGAAATTAATAGCGTAGGTGATGAAGAAAGCAGAAGAAAATACCAGCAGGCATTGCAAGAATACTTTAAAGATTTTTATAACGAACTTAGTGAAACTTCTAAAAAACGTTTTGATCAAGGAAATTGCTTAAGAATTTTAGATGATAAAGAAGATTCACAAAAACCATTTATGCAAAATGTGCCGCAGCTTAAAGATTATCTTTCAGAAGCTTCAAGACAATACTTTAATGACTTACTTGCAATCTTAGATGAAAAAGATATTAAGTATGTTGTGTCAAATAAATTAGTTCGTGGGCTTGATTATTATGATGAAATTGTTTTTGAGTTTATTGCTATTGACAAAAACGCAGGAAGTCAAAATGCTGTAATTGGTGGTGGAAGATACTCAAGATTAATCAATCAACTTGGTGGACCAGAGCTTTCAAGTGTTGGATTTGGTCTTGGAATTGATCGCTTACTTTCAATTTTATATGATAATAATAACTCAATTCAAGAGCAAAGTAAAAAAGCTAGCGAAGATTACTTTGTGTATGTTGCTTTTTCAAATAATAAGCTTGCTCTTAGAAACTTCTTCATTATTTTAGATACTTTAAGACAAGAATTTGGATGATTGCGCTTTTATTTTGAATATGATCTTGTTAAGTCTAAAAAAGTGCTTGATCGTGCAAATAAGGTTAATGCTCGCTTTTTAATTACTGATAATCAAGAAGGTCTTATTTATGTCAAAGATCTTCAAAACAAAAATTCAAACATTCACACTGAATTTATTGATCCACAAACTCTCGAATTTGAAGAGGATATGTTAGAACATTTAAGTGAGATTTTTGAAGAAGAATACCAAAAATTACAAGGTGAATTAGAATAA
- a CDS encoding IS30 family transposase — MKKLIDLSKLNIICVKNNAENSRHFIIKETDDEIKRLHSNVSSKRLLRDKQISILLMWEIILKVLVLNSISKAAKYFGYQSRTIKQKMAIMIEKNDYHKSLKNKFICKNCGDKIFITKFLSFRKLANHLLSYKTKRLMIVSESQKNKWSYFKKYWNDVTKELRKKASKNSKNIKCKMSVKFMVNSFKQTNPDTFCPTFSTIYKALKQQRIKLPLDPLLYLSRGGYTKTTLKQGKKSLIHARDLKYRPEEADLRLEKGHFEADTVIGKREDKFVLFTLLDRKTRELYIALTKRDAKSINKALKMLIRKYNLEIKTLTVDNGSENTLLHKVVGKKKLFKCKPYASYQKGSIENAHRYIRRFIPKGKSFNSLTQEYVFWLKEQIDEYKRILAIEN, encoded by the coding sequence ATGAAAAAATTGATAGATTTATCTAAACTAAATATTATTTGTGTAAAAAATAATGCTGAAAACTCACGTCACTTTATCATAAAAGAAACAGATGATGAGATAAAACGTCTTCACTCAAATGTTTCTTCTAAAAGATTGCTTAGAGATAAACAAATATCTATACTATTAATGTGAGAAATTATTTTAAAAGTTCTAGTGTTGAATTCAATATCAAAAGCAGCGAAATATTTTGGTTATCAATCTAGAACAATTAAACAAAAAATGGCAATAATGATTGAAAAAAATGACTATCATAAAAGCTTAAAAAATAAATTTATTTGCAAAAATTGTGGAGACAAAATTTTTATAACTAAATTTCTCTCCTTTAGAAAATTAGCAAATCATTTACTCAGTTATAAAACTAAAAGGTTAATGATAGTGTCAGAATCACAAAAAAATAAGTGAAGTTACTTCAAGAAATATTGAAACGATGTAACTAAAGAATTAAGAAAAAAAGCAAGCAAAAACTCTAAAAACATTAAATGTAAAATGTCTGTGAAATTTATGGTCAACTCGTTCAAACAAACAAATCCAGATACTTTTTGTCCTACATTTAGCACAATTTACAAAGCTCTAAAGCAACAAAGAATAAAGCTTCCTCTTGACCCGCTTTTATATTTATCAAGAGGTGGCTATACAAAAACTACATTAAAGCAAGGTAAAAAATCCTTGATACACGCTAGAGACCTAAAATATAGACCTGAAGAAGCGGATTTAAGGCTAGAAAAAGGGCATTTTGAAGCTGATACAGTAATAGGTAAAAGAGAAGATAAGTTTGTTCTTTTTACACTTTTAGACCGTAAAACTAGAGAGTTATATATCGCTTTAACCAAAAGAGATGCAAAATCAATTAACAAAGCATTAAAAATGTTAATAAGAAAATACAATCTTGAAATAAAGACTTTGACAGTAGATAATGGTAGCGAAAACACACTTCTTCATAAAGTGGTAGGTAAGAAAAAATTATTTAAATGTAAACCTTATGCTTCATATCAAAAAGGTTCAATTGAAAATGCTCATAGATACATTAGAAGATTTATTCCGAAGGGTAAAAGTTTCAATTCACTCACACAAGAATATGTGTTTTGACTCAAAGAACAAATCGATGAATACAAAAGAATATTAGCGATAGAAAATTAA
- the asnS gene encoding asparagine--tRNA ligase — translation MHSIKKYLLKPDFYDGWEVTLQGWVSSNRGNKKIRFVSLNDGSTVKNIQIVFKSETFDLELVDSLRTGAALVVKGTLHSTPEAKQPIELQASEIVSYKNVDQDYPIQNQEMKMDVLRELPHMRHRTSLIKAIMLIRSTLAQEVHKYFAARYFYYMNSPIITSNDGEGAGETFNVSDGSKDGFFGKGNKATLGVTGQLHGESYAIGMNKIYTFAPTFRAENSNTKRHLAEFWMIEPEVAFYDLHDAIKLAHNLIKVVVRNVLHKNKFELEYIEETLQNGIIERLEKFVESSLKIVDYKEVLEILDKVKDRFEDKNIHFGLDLGSEHERYLTDEYFKAPVAVINFPKDFKAFYMYQNEDGKTVAAFDLLVPGVGEMVGGSQRESDYDKLLKRVQELGIDEKDLQWYLDLRRFGHAASAGFGIGFERLVMYVTGIENIRDVIPYPRTAGNIRM, via the coding sequence ATGCATTCAATAAAAAAATATTTATTAAAACCAGATTTTTACGATGGCTGAGAAGTAACATTACAAGGATGAGTTTCTTCAAATAGAGGAAATAAAAAAATTCGTTTCGTTTCATTAAACGATGGTTCTACAGTTAAAAACATTCAAATCGTTTTCAAATCAGAAACATTTGATCTTGAGTTAGTAGATTCATTAAGAACAGGTGCTGCTTTAGTAGTTAAAGGAACTCTTCATTCAACACCTGAAGCAAAACAACCAATTGAACTTCAAGCTTCAGAAATTGTTAGCTACAAAAACGTTGATCAAGATTATCCAATTCAAAACCAAGAAATGAAAATGGACGTATTAAGAGAATTGCCACATATGCGTCACCGTACAAGTTTAATTAAAGCAATTATGCTTATCCGTTCAACCCTTGCTCAAGAAGTTCATAAATACTTTGCAGCTAGATATTTTTACTATATGAACAGCCCTATTATTACTTCAAATGATGGTGAAGGAGCAGGTGAAACATTTAACGTCAGTGATGGTTCGAAAGATGGGTTCTTTGGAAAAGGAAACAAAGCAACATTAGGTGTAACAGGACAACTTCATGGTGAAAGTTATGCTATTGGAATGAACAAAATCTATACTTTCGCGCCTACATTTAGGGCAGAAAACTCAAACACAAAACGTCACCTTGCAGAATTTTGAATGATTGAGCCAGAAGTTGCTTTTTATGATTTACATGATGCAATTAAACTTGCTCACAACTTAATTAAAGTAGTTGTAAGAAACGTATTACACAAAAACAAATTTGAACTTGAATATATCGAAGAAACATTGCAAAATGGAATTATTGAAAGATTAGAAAAATTTGTTGAAAGCTCTCTTAAAATCGTGGATTACAAAGAAGTTTTAGAAATTTTAGATAAAGTAAAAGATCGTTTTGAAGATAAAAATATTCACTTTGGTTTGGATCTTGGTTCAGAACACGAAAGATACTTAACAGATGAATACTTTAAAGCTCCAGTTGCAGTTATTAACTTCCCTAAAGATTTTAAAGCTTTTTATATGTATCAAAATGAAGATGGAAAAACAGTTGCTGCCTTTGATCTTTTAGTGCCAGGAGTTGGTGAAATGGTAGGTGGAAGCCAAAGAGAAAGCGATTATGACAAATTATTAAAAAGAGTGCAAGAACTTGGAATCGATGAAAAAGACTTACAATGATACCTTGACCTTCGTCGTTTTGGGCACGCTGCATCAGCTGGATTTGGAATTGGTTTTGAACGTCTTGTAATGTACGTAACAGGTATTGAAAACATCCGTGATGTTATCCCTTATCCAAGAACCGCTGGAAATATTAGAATGTAA
- the aspS gene encoding aspartate--tRNA ligase produces the protein MNKLIKNNQLRLSDVGNEVTLYGWVANKRRFGEINFVDLRDRFGITQLVFNEPINFPKETVLEVKGTVVARKDPNDKIETGQIEVIVSSYKIFSTANELPFPIRDDIDVKEELRLKYRFLDLRRPIMQETILLKNKVYFAMREYLQSQDFNELETPILSKATPEGARDFLVPTRKYNSFFALPQSPQLFKQLLMIAGFERYYQFARCFRDEDSRKDRQPEFTQLDMEVSFMDVEVFQSKIEEMFKHFMKKVMNVDIQIPFQRLKFDDCIRDYGSDKPDLRYEVKIKDEPSFCNSTEFNIIKDAPSKRYLQIEEIISKKDFKKLEEIAKKNKVKALFYFAIENGAVVHSNFASKVANEVNAFIKDKNIQNGTVFFCCDKYENASQALGALRVELNSWFNWAREEYNFSWIIDWPMFEHDEETNTWAAAHHPFTQFDHDLEDLDKLPMDKIRAKSYDLVLNGFELGSGSARIYDQKTQEKMFDLIGISKEEQKSRFGFFLKAFEYGVPPHCGIGLGMDRLIMILAKQKTIRDVIPFPKNAKNDDVFTEAPSSVTQEQLDELFIALNKKEEQQE, from the coding sequence ATGAATAAATTGATTAAAAACAATCAACTACGTTTAAGTGATGTTGGTAATGAAGTTACTCTTTATGGATGAGTAGCAAATAAACGTCGTTTTGGTGAAATTAATTTTGTGGATTTAAGAGATAGATTCGGAATTACTCAACTTGTTTTTAATGAGCCAATTAATTTTCCAAAAGAAACAGTTTTAGAAGTTAAAGGAACTGTTGTTGCTAGAAAAGATCCAAATGATAAAATCGAAACTGGTCAAATTGAAGTTATTGTTTCATCATACAAAATTTTCTCAACAGCTAATGAACTTCCATTCCCAATTAGAGATGATATTGATGTTAAAGAAGAACTTAGATTAAAATACAGATTTTTAGATTTACGTCGCCCAATTATGCAAGAAACTATTTTACTTAAAAATAAAGTTTATTTTGCAATGCGTGAATACTTACAAAGTCAAGATTTTAATGAACTTGAAACACCAATTTTATCTAAAGCTACACCAGAAGGTGCTAGAGACTTTTTAGTCCCAACACGTAAATATAATTCATTTTTTGCTCTTCCACAATCTCCGCAACTTTTCAAACAACTTTTGATGATTGCTGGTTTTGAAAGATACTACCAATTTGCTCGTTGTTTTAGAGATGAAGATTCAAGAAAAGACCGCCAACCTGAATTTACCCAACTTGATATGGAAGTAAGTTTTATGGATGTGGAAGTGTTTCAAAGTAAAATTGAAGAGATGTTCAAACACTTTATGAAAAAAGTTATGAACGTTGACATTCAAATTCCATTCCAAAGACTTAAATTTGACGACTGTATCCGTGATTATGGTTCAGATAAGCCGGATTTAAGATATGAAGTAAAAATTAAAGATGAACCTTCTTTCTGCAACTCAACTGAATTTAACATTATTAAAGATGCTCCAAGTAAGAGATACTTACAAATCGAAGAAATAATTTCTAAGAAGGATTTCAAAAAACTTGAAGAAATTGCTAAGAAAAACAAAGTTAAAGCTTTATTCTATTTCGCTATTGAAAATGGAGCAGTGGTTCACTCAAATTTTGCTTCTAAAGTTGCTAATGAAGTAAATGCGTTTATTAAAGATAAAAACATTCAAAATGGAACTGTATTTTTCTGTTGTGATAAATACGAAAATGCTTCACAAGCTCTTGGTGCTCTTCGGGTAGAACTTAATAGTTGATTTAACTGAGCTAGAGAAGAATATAACTTCTCATGAATTATTGATTGACCAATGTTTGAACATGATGAAGAGACAAATACTTGAGCTGCAGCACACCATCCATTTACTCAATTTGATCATGATCTGGAAGATTTAGATAAACTTCCAATGGATAAAATTAGAGCTAAAAGTTATGATCTTGTGCTTAATGGGTTTGAATTAGGTTCAGGAAGTGCTAGAATTTATGACCAAAAAACACAAGAGAAAATGTTTGATTTAATTGGAATTTCAAAAGAAGAACAAAAATCTCGTTTTGGTTTCTTCTTAAAAGCTTTTGAATACGGAGTACCTCCACATTGTGGAATTGGTCTTGGGATGGATCGTTTAATTATGATTTTAGCAAAACAAAAAACAATTAGAGATGTTATTCCATTCCCTAAAAATGCAAAAAATGATGACGTATTCACTGAAGCTCCATCTTCAGTTACCCAAGAACAACTTGATGAACTTTTTATTGCTTTAAATAAAAAAGAAGAACAACAAGAATAA
- the rpsO gene encoding 30S ribosomal protein S15 — protein sequence MVSKARKAELVAKYGKNAKDTGNAFVQIAILTEDIESLKSHFAVNPKDFHSRRGFLAKISQRKVLLKHLKETNLEEYNKCLEALNLRK from the coding sequence ATGGTTTCAAAAGCTCGTAAAGCAGAACTTGTTGCTAAATATGGGAAAAATGCAAAAGATACAGGAAATGCTTTTGTTCAAATTGCTATTTTAACAGAAGATATTGAATCTTTAAAATCACACTTTGCAGTAAATCCTAAAGACTTCCACTCACGTAGAGGTTTCTTAGCAAAAATTTCACAACGTAAAGTTTTACTTAAACACTTAAAAGAAACAAACCTTGAAGAATACAACAAGTGTTTAGAAGCTCTTAACTTACGTAAATAA
- a CDS encoding ATP-binding protein: MAKSMGLVSESEYGGYRAKNFAVLMFAETPNKFITNAHVEIIREIDGTDKMESKRFDGPVWIQAKQVSKYFEDNIMASFTIRESDKIEHKIIYNYPLTAFEELATNAILHKEYDTPEYVGIYIIYNDRISFVNHNRTLPPVTIEALNNERSFDRRQYLNKEIKDMFFKLNLIEYYGSGIRRAKDALFKNSSPELKFYPDNENDNYTNAVMTINSEFLKDFNVSTTKEIDGTTKETSETNEENINIKEQILLLIKNNTNITAKQIANEFKEITEDGVWYHLRKLKSNDLIKREGSTKSGKWVVVKSNK, translated from the coding sequence ATGGCTAAAAGCATGGGTCTTGTGAGTGAAAGTGAGTATGGTGGTTATAGAGCTAAAAATTTTGCTGTGTTGATGTTTGCTGAAACACCAAATAAATTTATTACTAATGCCCATGTCGAAATCATAAGAGAAATTGATGGCACAGATAAAATGGAATCAAAAAGATTTGATGGACCAGTTTGAATACAAGCTAAACAAGTTAGTAAATATTTCGAAGACAATATTATGGCTTCCTTTACCATTAGAGAATCTGATAAAATTGAACATAAGATTATTTACAATTATCCACTTACAGCGTTTGAAGAACTTGCTACTAATGCTATTTTACATAAAGAATATGATACACCTGAGTATGTAGGGATATATATTATTTATAATGATAGAATTTCTTTTGTAAATCACAACAGAACTCTTCCACCTGTAACTATTGAAGCTCTAAATAATGAAAGAAGTTTTGACAGAAGACAATATCTAAATAAAGAAATTAAAGATATGTTTTTCAAATTAAATTTAATAGAGTATTATGGTTCAGGTATAAGAAGAGCAAAAGACGCTCTATTTAAAAATTCTTCTCCTGAACTAAAATTTTATCCCGACAATGAAAATGACAATTACACCAATGCAGTTATGACAATAAATTCAGAATTTTTGAAAGACTTTAACGTTAGCACTACCAAAGAAATCGATGGAACTACCAAAGAAACTTCTGAAACTAACGAAGAAAATATTAATATTAAAGAACAGATATTGCTTCTTATAAAAAACAATACAAATATTACTGCAAAACAGATAGCAAATGAGTTTAAAGAAATAACAGAGGATGGCGTCTGATATCACTTAAGAAAACTTAAATCTAATGATCTGATTAAAAGAGAGGGTTCTACTAAATCAGGTAAATGGGTAGTCGTAAAATCAAATAAATAA